In one window of Synchiropus splendidus isolate RoL2022-P1 chromosome 15, RoL_Sspl_1.0, whole genome shotgun sequence DNA:
- the aldh8a1 gene encoding 2-aminomuconic semialdehyde dehydrogenase — protein MAKSAEPRSYLLLENFIGGTFVPCQRHIDSYDPSTGEVYCQVPDSGAEEVESAVAAAKAAFPAWSSRSPEQRAQVLNKLADLMEAHLEELAQAESRDQGKTLAFARTVDIPRSVHNFRFFASSVLHHTDDCSQMAHMGALNYTIRCPVGVAGLISPWNLPLYLLTWKIAPAIATGNTVVAKPSEMTSVTAWMMCKLMQQAGVPPGVVNIVFGVGPRAGDALVGHPDVPLVSFTGSTATAQHITTRSAPYCKKLSMELGGKNPAIIFADADLDSCIQTTVRSSFSNQGEICLCTSRIYVERSIYSEFLERFVAAAKMWKTGAPSDPGNNNGALISKEHLEKVRSFVALAKSEGGVVHCGEGVDPLDLPEANKNGYFMPATVISGLAESSRVMQEEIFGPVTCVSPFDSEEEAVAKGNGVRYGLAATVWSRDVGKIHRMAKSLQAGLVWTNCWLLRDLNLPFGGMKHSGVGREGAKDSYHFFTEVKCVTIKH, from the exons ATGGCCAAATCTGCTGAGCCGAGATCTTATCTACTGCTGGAGAACTTCATTGGGGGAACGTTCGTACCATGTCAGCGTCACATTGACTCCTATGACCCGTCCACCGGGGAGGTCTACTGCCAAGTGCCTGACAGCGGTGCAGAAGAG GTGGAGTCCGCGGTGGCCGCGGCGAAGGCAGCGTTCCCGGCCTGGTCCTCCCGCAGCCCGGAGCAGAGAGCGCAGGTTCTCAACAAGCTGGCCGACCTGATGGAAGCCCACCTGGAGGAGTTGGCTCAGGCTGAGTCCCGAGACCAAG GTAAAACCCTGGCTTTCGCCCGCACGGTGGACATTCCTCGCTCCGTCCACAACTTCCGCTTCTTTGCGTCGTCCGTGCTGCACCACACGGACGACTGCAGCCAGATGGCGCACATGGGCGCCCTCAACTACACCATCCGCTGCCCGGTGGGCGTAG CCGGACTCATCAGCCCCTGGAACCTGCCCTTGTACCTGCTCACCTGGAAGATCGCACCTGCCATCGCCACCGGCAACACGGTGGTGGCCAAACCCAGCGAGATGACCTCAGTCACCGCCTGGATGATGTGCAAGCTGATGCAGCAGGCAG GTGTTCCCCCAGGTGTGGTCAACATCGTGTTTGGAGTCGGCCCCCGAGCTGGCGATGCCCTCGTGGGTCACCCAGACGTCCCACTTGTGTCCTTCACTGGCTCCACTGCAACTGCCCAGCACATCACAACACGCAGCGCCCCCTACTGTAAGAAACTCTCGATGGAACTTGGAGGCAAAAACCCAGCCATCATATTTGCGGACGCAGACCTGGACTCGTGCATCCAGACTACAGTCCGATCCAGTTTCTCCAACCAG GGAGAGATTTGTCTGTGCACCAGCAGGATATACGTGGAGAGGAGCATCTACTCCGAGTTTCTGGAGAGGTTTGTGGCTGCAGCTAAGATGTGGAAGACTGGAGCTCCGTCTGACCCGGGCAACAATAATGGAGCCCTTATCAGCAAAGAGCATCTGGAAAAG GTCCGCAGCTTTGTTGCGCTCGCCAAATCTGAAGGCGGAGTAGTCCACTGCGGTGAAGGAGTGGACCCTCTGGATCTGCCGGAGGCCAACAAAAATGGCTACTTCATGCCGGCCACCGTCATCTCCGGTCTGGCCGAGAGCTCCAGGGTGATGCAGGAGGAGATCTTCGGGCCGGTCACCTGCGTCAGCCCCTTCGACTCCGAGGAAGAGGCTGTTGCTAAGGGCAACGGTGTGCGCTACGGCCTGGCGGCGACGGTGTGGTCCAGAGATGTGGGGAAGATTCACCGCATGGCCAAGAGCCTGCAGGCAGGCCTGGTGTGGACCAACTGCTGGCTGCTGCGAGACCTGAACCTTCCCTTCGGTGGGATGAAGCACTCCGGCGTGGGCCGGGAGGGAGCGAAGGATTCCTATCACTTCTTCACCGAGGTCAAGTGTGTGACCATCAAACACTGA
- the hbs1l gene encoding HBS1-like protein isoform X3 has product MTVCGKKPTMGFDVPSAGNNGAAVRRGGSPENTTAQDSSTPKRPETPSKASNADDASSVPTPGRVSGKTKQTINIKDELEKRQGGKPLLNLVVIGHVDAGKSTLMGHLLYLLGNVNKRTMHKYEQESKKAGKASFAYAWVLDETGEERDRGVTMDVGMTKFETNSKVVTLMDAPGHKDFIPNMITGAAQADVAVLVVDASRGEFEAGFESGGQTREHALLVRSLGVTQLAVAVNKMDQVNWQQDRFQDITSKLGHFLKQAGFKESDVYFIPTSGLSGENLTTRSSVSQLTSWFSGPSLLEQIDAFKAPPRSVEKPFRLCVSDVFKDQGSGFCVTGKIEAGYIQTGDKILAMPPNETCTVKGITLHDSPMDWAAAGDHVSLTVTGMDIIKINVGCVFCDPKEPIRACTRFRARVLLFNIEVPITQGFPVLLHYQTVSEPATIRKLVSVLHKSSGEVLKKKPKCLGKGMNAIVEIQTQRPVSLELYKDYKELGRFMLRYVGSTIAAGVVTEIKE; this is encoded by the exons ATGACAGTCTGTGGCAAGAAGCCAACCATGGGCTTCGACGTCCCCAG CGCGGGGAATAACGGAGCCGCGGTGCGTCGAGGCGGCAGCCCGGAGAACACTACAGCGCAGGACTCCAGCACACCCAAACGCCCCGAGACTCCATCGAAGGCCTCAAATGCAGATGATGCCTCATCAGTTCCCACTCCAGGCCGCGTGTCTGGAAAAACCAAGCAGACCATCAACATCAAAGACGAGCTGGAGAAGCGACAAGGCGGCAAACCACTTTTAAATTTGGTGGTTATCG GCCACGTGGACGCTGGGAAGAGCACGCTGATGGGCCACTTGCTGTATCTGCTGGGTAACGTGAACAAGCGCACCATGCACAAGTATGAACAGGAGTCCAAGAAGGCAGGGAAGGCCTCTTTTGCTTACGCTTGGGTCCTCGATGAGACTGGCGAGGAGAGGGACAG GGGTGTGACTATGGACGTGGGCATGACCAAGTTTGAGACAAACTCAAAGGTGGTGACCCTCATGGATGCGCCAGGACACAAGGACTTTATTCCTAACATGATCACCGGTGCCGCACAG GCTGATGTGGCGGTGTTGGTGGTGGATGCCAGCAGAGGAGAGTTCGAAGCCGGGTTTGAGTCCGGTGGTCAAACCCGGGAGCACGCTTTGTTAGTGCGGTCTCTTGGAGTCACTCAACTGGCTGTAGCTGTCAACAAGATGGACCAG GTGAACTGGCAGCAGGATCGCTTCCAGGACATTACTTCTAAACTGGGTCATTTCCTCAAACAAGCTGGTTTTAAG GAGTCTGATGTTTACTTCATCCCCACCAGCGGGTTGTCAGGGGAGAACCTCACCACCAGAAGTTCTGTCTCACAGCTCACCTCGTGGTTCTCAGGTCCTAGTCTACTGGAACAAATCG ACGCTTTCAAAGCTCCGCCGAGGTCCGTGGAGAAACCTTTCAGACTGTGCGTGTCGGACGTATTTAAAG ACCAGGGCTCTGGCTTCTGCGTCACTGGGAAGATCGAGGCCGGATACATACAGACGGGAGACAAGATTTTAGCAATGCCTCCCAACGAAACTTGCACAGTGAAAG GTATAACTCTACATGACTCGCCGATGGACTGGGCTGCGGCAGGGGATCACGTCAGCCTGACGGTCACCGGCATGGATATCATCAAGATCAA TGTGGGATGCGTCTTCTGTGATCCGAAAGAACCCATCCGAGCCTGCACTCGATTCAGGGCCAGAGTCCTGCTCTTCAATATTGAAGTGCCGATAACACAAGGTTTCCCG gtgcTGTTGCACTACCAGACGGTCAGTGAGCCGGCCACCATACGGAAGCTTGTCAGCGTATTGCACAAGAGTAGTGGGGAAGTTCTGAAAAAGAAACCAAA GTGTTTGGGCAAGGGGATGAACGCCATTGTGGAGATCCAGACACAAAGGCCCGTGTCACTAGAGTTGTACAAAGACTACAAGGAACTGGGCCGGTTCATGCTGCGCTACGTGGGATCCACTATAGCAGCTGGCGTCGTCACAGAG ATCAAGGAATGA